The Bernardetia litoralis DSM 6794 genome includes a window with the following:
- a CDS encoding mechanosensitive ion channel family protein: MIDKIIPFDSGLLLTIILILIVAGITSRLAKSAINKHLRNIADSEESKDYDNATRLRFLKNGVNFIIFIVALLLITYTIPSLRALAVTLFAGAGIFAAFIAFASQKAFSNIVSGIFIVWFKPFRVGDIVVVGTYFGIVEDITLRHTVIKGLENKRIIIPNSNISSDVIVNSTIEDPTIQRFVEIWINYDSDLKKAMAIMEDESMKHPLMIDGRTLEEKIKGEPIVLVRTTGMDERGIKIRATVWAKDLSTSFDMYCDLIRDIKYRFDKEGIKIGVPHRHLSQTFNQEIEATSLEQKINPDGSKKQ, from the coding sequence ATGATAGACAAAATTATTCCCTTTGATTCAGGGTTATTACTGACCATTATTTTGATTCTCATTGTGGCTGGGATTACTTCTCGTTTGGCAAAATCTGCCATTAATAAGCATTTGAGAAATATCGCAGATTCTGAAGAATCTAAAGATTATGATAATGCTACTCGTCTTCGTTTTCTCAAAAATGGAGTCAATTTTATCATTTTTATAGTTGCTCTTTTACTTATTACTTATACAATTCCGTCTTTGCGTGCGTTGGCAGTTACGCTTTTTGCTGGTGCTGGTATTTTTGCTGCTTTTATTGCTTTTGCTTCTCAAAAAGCCTTTAGTAATATTGTCAGTGGTATTTTTATTGTTTGGTTTAAGCCGTTTAGAGTGGGAGATATTGTAGTTGTAGGAACTTATTTTGGCATTGTAGAAGATATTACGCTGCGCCATACGGTCATTAAAGGACTAGAAAACAAACGAATTATTATTCCAAATTCGAACATTAGTAGTGATGTAATTGTCAATTCTACGATAGAAGACCCAACTATTCAGCGTTTTGTAGAAATTTGGATTAACTACGATTCAGATTTGAAAAAAGCAATGGCAATTATGGAAGACGAATCAATGAAACATCCTTTGATGATTGATGGAAGAACATTAGAAGAAAAAATAAAAGGAGAGCCTATTGTTTTGGTCAGAACAACAGGAATGGACGAACGAGGAATAAAAATAAGAGCTACTGTTTGGGCAAAAGACCTTTCCACTTCTTTTGATATGTATTGTGATTTGATTAGAGATATAAAATACCGTTTTGATAAAGAAGGAATAAAAATTGGAGTTCCACATCGTCATCTTAGCCAAACTTTTAATCAAGAAATTGAAGCTACTTCTTTAGAACAAAAGATTAACCCTGATGGCTCAAAAAAGCAATAA
- a CDS encoding glycosyltransferase family 4 protein, translating into MKVVYLHRKPRQFGNFSIESYFEDIRSYLPSISDKIEPIVYQSPFFSDGILPRIKNILDAKKQTQALKSDINHITGDVHFLTMGLNPKKTILTIHDCAFLEQEAISLKQKLKRKFLKTFWLDIPVKQSRFVTAVSEATKNEIIKHTNCNSDKIIVIPTTISPKFEEATQNYIPKSFNSEKPVILQLGAAFNKNLERLFESLEGINCKLHIIAPLSEHHFELLKKFNIDYKHEDKVSFEELILAYKNCDLVSFVSTIEGFGMPIIEAQTLQKPIITSTISSMPWVAGKNSCLVNPYSITEIKEGILKIINEENYRNELIKNGLENVKRFNPKIVAKQYVELYQRMRN; encoded by the coding sequence TTGAAAGTTGTTTATTTACACAGAAAACCTCGTCAGTTTGGAAATTTTAGTATCGAATCTTATTTTGAAGATATTCGTTCTTATTTGCCTTCCATTTCAGATAAAATAGAACCTATTGTTTATCAATCTCCTTTTTTTAGTGATGGAATTTTGCCACGAATTAAAAATATTCTTGATGCAAAAAAGCAAACCCAAGCACTAAAAAGCGATATTAATCACATTACAGGCGATGTACATTTTCTAACAATGGGATTAAATCCTAAAAAAACAATCTTAACTATTCATGATTGTGCTTTTTTGGAGCAAGAAGCTATTTCTTTGAAACAAAAATTAAAACGAAAGTTTTTGAAAACCTTTTGGTTAGATATTCCTGTCAAGCAATCTAGGTTTGTTACAGCAGTTTCGGAAGCCACCAAAAATGAAATCATAAAACATACAAATTGCAATTCTGATAAAATAATTGTAATTCCAACAACCATTTCTCCAAAATTTGAAGAAGCAACTCAAAATTATATCCCTAAAAGTTTCAATTCAGAAAAACCTGTCATTTTACAATTAGGAGCAGCTTTTAATAAAAACTTAGAACGTCTTTTTGAGTCTTTAGAAGGAATTAATTGTAAACTTCATATTATTGCACCACTTTCAGAACATCATTTTGAGTTACTCAAAAAATTTAATATTGACTACAAACACGAAGATAAAGTAAGTTTTGAAGAACTCATTTTAGCTTATAAAAATTGTGATTTAGTTTCCTTTGTTTCTACTATTGAGGGTTTTGGAATGCCAATTATAGAAGCACAGACTTTACAAAAACCAATTATTACAAGTACTATTTCTTCGATGCCTTGGGTTGCAGGAAAAAATTCTTGCTTAGTAAATCCTTATTCTATTACAGAAATAAAAGAAGGAATTTTGAAGATTATAAATGAAGAGAATTATAGAAATGAACTAATAAAAAATGGATTAGAAAATGTAAAAAGATTCAATCCAAAAATAGTTGCAAAACAGTATGTGGAATTATATCAAAGAATGAGAAATTAG
- a CDS encoding TonB-dependent receptor plug domain-containing protein, translated as MTKIYYFLTACIFLFFVEINFSYSQDNTQKNTPDSTIRHSFESSLQELLDEEVDYENLWSNARVMTASRSVERIGTAPATIYVITDEQIRKRGYTSLEDVLGDIPEIEIQQKSNTYTNSYYSIRGIGGNERFVILQDGIRISSITGVLMPIQHNFAIYHAKQIEVILGPASALYGADAFSGIINIITKNGAEIKGAEINSSFGRFNTADNSFVAGAAIKDISVMIYGKQYYSAEPNFPEFYEDDFDWYINRYQTNGEVLASQFVPDITRTVEIEPFAMPTQAYNIGAKVGVGENFTVGFTHHNQIHSTSVANRPEYTLFKKDIKYGTNLTNIYTSFQRTIDKFYFRTIASFNHFTVDKDSNFENVYSSYKKGYKYASESTFQFDQQFQYYFTEKTNLTFGVLFQNAKALPQTGDLPNPYNGNVSKFSSQQYYIGTNILDYSGNDLTIFQNFYWTEYKNYGVYAQFKTSFADRLYMTLGTRYDYNTRYEGAFNPRVGLVFSPDSKFNIKLLYGEAFLAPSNQKTFQHFGDFIPVTNDNNQVTSFALPFYHLPNPQLRPERNRTFEVNASYAPVTNLRFSADVYHNTLTDLIVDVIQSGQTFKGIDVGAAEVSVNQGNATTYGGTLQAIYHQKFGDWKVHTNLAYSYSDGKLNGGQLPLSAMHTLRLMGEFSYKSFDFTPSILYRSTSYHTTFKDDAGNPLGNDPFWVASLYAGYNIKDNFTFFVRTKNLLDARYYNASLPNVTSFVGVPQDPLRWNLGLNWKF; from the coding sequence ATGACTAAAATTTATTATTTTCTTACTGCTTGTATATTCCTTTTTTTTGTAGAAATAAATTTTTCTTATAGTCAAGATAATACACAAAAAAACACACCAGACTCTACAATAAGGCATTCTTTTGAATCAAGCTTGCAAGAGCTTTTAGATGAAGAAGTTGATTATGAAAACCTTTGGTCAAATGCACGAGTAATGACAGCCAGTAGAAGTGTCGAACGTATAGGAACTGCACCAGCAACTATTTATGTAATTACAGATGAACAAATTAGAAAGAGAGGTTATACTTCTTTAGAGGATGTTTTGGGTGATATTCCAGAAATTGAAATTCAACAAAAATCAAATACTTATACAAATAGCTATTATTCTATTCGTGGAATTGGTGGAAATGAGCGTTTTGTAATCTTGCAAGATGGAATCAGAATTAGTTCCATTACAGGTGTTTTGATGCCTATTCAACACAATTTTGCTATTTATCACGCCAAACAAATTGAAGTTATTTTAGGACCTGCATCGGCTTTGTATGGTGCAGATGCTTTTTCAGGAATTATAAATATAATTACTAAAAATGGTGCAGAAATAAAAGGAGCTGAAATCAATTCTTCTTTTGGGAGATTTAATACTGCAGATAATTCCTTTGTCGCAGGCGCAGCTATTAAAGATATTTCGGTCATGATTTATGGAAAACAATATTATTCTGCCGAGCCAAATTTTCCAGAATTTTATGAAGATGATTTTGATTGGTATATCAATCGCTACCAAACAAATGGCGAAGTTTTGGCAAGTCAGTTTGTACCTGATATAACCAGAACAGTAGAAATTGAGCCTTTTGCAATGCCTACACAAGCCTATAATATAGGTGCTAAAGTAGGTGTAGGCGAAAATTTTACAGTAGGTTTTACACATCATAATCAAATACATTCTACTTCGGTGGCAAACCGTCCAGAATATACATTATTCAAAAAAGATATAAAATATGGCACAAATTTGACAAATATTTACACCTCCTTTCAAAGGACAATAGATAAGTTTTATTTCAGAACGATTGCCTCCTTCAATCATTTTACGGTAGATAAAGATTCTAACTTTGAAAATGTCTATTCAAGTTATAAAAAAGGATATAAATATGCTTCTGAATCTACATTCCAATTTGATCAGCAGTTTCAGTATTATTTTACTGAAAAAACAAACCTTACTTTTGGAGTCCTTTTTCAAAATGCAAAAGCACTTCCACAAACAGGTGATTTACCCAATCCATACAATGGAAATGTTTCTAAATTTTCATCTCAACAATACTATATTGGAACAAATATCTTAGATTATTCAGGAAATGATTTGACTATTTTTCAGAATTTTTATTGGACAGAGTATAAAAATTATGGTGTTTATGCACAGTTTAAAACCAGTTTTGCAGACCGTTTGTATATGACTTTGGGAACTCGTTATGATTATAATACTCGTTATGAAGGTGCTTTTAATCCTCGTGTAGGTCTTGTTTTTTCGCCTGACTCAAAATTCAATATTAAACTTTTATATGGAGAGGCTTTTTTAGCTCCTTCTAATCAAAAAACATTTCAACATTTTGGCGATTTTATACCTGTTACAAATGATAACAATCAAGTTACTAGCTTTGCTTTGCCTTTTTATCACTTACCGAATCCACAATTACGTCCAGAAAGAAATCGAACATTTGAAGTTAATGCTTCTTATGCTCCTGTAACTAATCTTCGTTTTAGTGCTGATGTGTATCATAATACACTTACAGATTTGATTGTAGATGTTATTCAATCAGGTCAGACCTTTAAAGGTATTGATGTTGGTGCTGCTGAGGTGTCTGTAAATCAAGGAAACGCAACCACTTATGGAGGAACTCTTCAAGCTATTTATCATCAAAAATTTGGAGATTGGAAAGTGCATACAAATCTAGCTTACTCTTATTCTGATGGAAAACTTAATGGAGGACAACTTCCCCTTAGTGCTATGCACACACTACGACTGATGGGAGAATTTTCTTACAAGAGTTTTGATTTTACGCCTTCCATTTTGTATAGAAGTACAAGCTATCACACCACATTCAAAGACGATGCAGGAAATCCACTTGGTAATGACCCTTTTTGGGTAGCTTCATTGTATGCAGGTTATAACATAAAAGACAATTTTACGTTTTTCGTTCGTACGAAAAATTTATTAGATGCTCGTTATTATAATGCTTCTTTACCTAATGTAACCTCTTTTGTAGGTGTTCCACAAGACCCTTTGAGATGGAATTTGGGTCTGAATTGGAAATTTTAA
- a CDS encoding sigma-70 family RNA polymerase sigma factor: MKNTAPITQLLSAAQSGNTEAIEKLFPLVYDELVKVAHSLRVRWQANYTLNTTALVHEAYLKLSDQDSKNGSNYSSRGHFFAVAAKAMRHILVNYAKMKTAEKRGGKDIDVDIQKVENIIPDEQVGEHILGLHEALITLENLNERQGKVVECRFFAGLSIEETADALQISSATVKRDWNVAKAYLYNQLKNDVV, from the coding sequence ATGAAAAATACTGCTCCTATTACTCAACTTCTTTCTGCTGCTCAATCTGGAAATACAGAAGCAATCGAAAAACTTTTCCCTCTTGTTTATGATGAACTTGTCAAGGTAGCGCATAGTTTGAGAGTGCGCTGGCAAGCAAATTATACACTCAACACAACTGCGCTTGTACATGAAGCCTATCTAAAATTATCCGACCAAGACAGTAAAAACGGAAGCAATTATTCAAGTAGAGGACACTTTTTTGCTGTGGCTGCAAAGGCAATGCGTCATATTTTAGTTAATTATGCCAAAATGAAAACGGCTGAAAAACGAGGAGGAAAAGATATTGATGTAGATATTCAGAAAGTCGAAAATATAATTCCTGATGAGCAAGTGGGAGAACATATTCTAGGACTTCATGAAGCCTTAATTACACTAGAAAACTTAAATGAAAGACAAGGAAAGGTAGTCGAATGTCGTTTTTTTGCAGGACTTTCTATTGAAGAAACTGCAGATGCACTACAAATTTCGTCTGCAACAGTCAAAAGAGATTGGAATGTAGCAAAGGCATATTTGTATAATCAACTCAAAAATGATGTAGTATAA
- the tsaD gene encoding tRNA (adenosine(37)-N6)-threonylcarbamoyltransferase complex transferase subunit TsaD: MTKILAIESSCDETSASVIIDGHVKSNLIATQEIHRSYGGVVPELASRAHQQNIVPVVMEALKKAQITTKELDAIAFTRGPGLLGALIVGTAFAKSLALSLEIPLIEINHMQAHVLAHFIDEPKPKFPFLCLTVSGGHTQIVLVKDYLEMEVIGTTQDDAVGEAFDKTAKMLGLPYPGGVEIDKLAQKGIVQDYGLPKVDLPNLDFSFSGLKTAILYFIRKQEQKNPNFIKENINDICATIQHTLIETLLRKIIQAARQQNINQIAIAGGVSANSELRKRMTELGKEKKWDIFIPKMEYCTDNAAMIAMAAHYKFLKQEFSNQTVAPLSRMSF, translated from the coding sequence ATGACAAAAATATTAGCTATTGAGTCAAGTTGTGATGAAACTTCGGCTTCTGTAATTATAGATGGACACGTAAAAAGTAATTTGATTGCCACGCAAGAAATTCATCGTTCTTATGGTGGTGTTGTGCCTGAGCTTGCTTCACGAGCGCATCAACAAAATATCGTTCCTGTTGTGATGGAGGCTCTAAAAAAAGCACAAATTACAACAAAAGAACTAGATGCGATTGCTTTCACTCGGGGGCCTGGGCTTTTGGGTGCGCTTATCGTCGGAACAGCTTTTGCAAAATCGTTGGCATTGAGTTTGGAAATTCCATTGATTGAAATAAATCACATGCAGGCGCATGTTTTGGCACATTTTATTGATGAACCGAAGCCAAAATTTCCGTTTTTGTGTTTGACTGTTTCGGGTGGACATACGCAGATTGTTTTGGTAAAAGATTATTTGGAAATGGAAGTCATCGGAACGACACAAGACGATGCCGTAGGAGAAGCATTTGATAAAACAGCCAAAATGCTTGGTTTGCCTTATCCAGGGGGAGTTGAGATTGATAAATTAGCTCAAAAAGGAATAGTTCAAGATTATGGTTTGCCAAAAGTAGATTTGCCAAATCTTGATTTTTCATTTTCTGGACTTAAAACAGCAATTCTTTATTTTATAAGAAAACAAGAACAGAAAAATCCGAATTTTATAAAGGAAAATATAAATGATATTTGTGCGACCATTCAACATACACTTATCGAAACACTTTTGAGAAAGATAATTCAGGCTGCCAGACAACAAAATATTAATCAAATTGCGATTGCTGGAGGTGTTTCTGCTAATTCAGAACTTAGAAAAAGAATGACTGAATTAGGTAAAGAAAAAAAATGGGATATTTTTATTCCAAAAATGGAATATTGCACCGATAATGCTGCCATGATTGCGATGGCTGCCCATTACAAATTTTTAAAGCAAGAGTTTAGTAATCAAACAGTTGCGCCACTTTCAAGAATGAGTTTTTAA
- a CDS encoding glycosyltransferase family 4 protein yields MNSPIAHYVVHLSTPKNWRGGEQQIAYLTTELDKKMIKQTILTPQNSSLFNFITKYREKNTTSNLEVDILKGNSKFGQARFLANFCKNNKVDIVHLHDAHAHTIAVLSAVFFQNKSKFILSRRVDFPVKNNFFSKYKYNHSSIKKIVCVSDKIKEITAPSIKDKSKLITVHSGIDLTKFENIDKKTSILKQEYNLEQDTVLIGNVAALAPHKDYITFLETVKLLIPRLEKNNKKVCFFLIGKEDGSENEIQDWLHQNQEIKDYFVLTGFRNDIPIILKELDIFLFTSQTEGLGTSILDAFASKVPVVATAAGGIPESVIDNQTGLLSKIKDSVSLAENVEKVLFDEELRNKLVTNASLHLQNFTKENTAKKTLEIYKI; encoded by the coding sequence ATGAATTCTCCTATTGCCCATTATGTTGTTCATCTTTCTACTCCCAAAAACTGGCGAGGAGGCGAACAACAAATTGCATATCTAACAACTGAGTTAGATAAAAAAATGATTAAACAAACTATTTTGACTCCTCAAAATTCTTCGTTGTTTAATTTTATCACAAAATACAGAGAAAAAAATACAACATCTAATTTAGAAGTAGATATTTTGAAAGGAAATTCTAAATTTGGACAAGCACGTTTTTTAGCTAATTTTTGTAAAAATAATAAGGTAGATATTGTTCATTTACATGATGCACATGCTCATACGATTGCCGTTTTGTCAGCCGTTTTTTTTCAGAATAAATCAAAATTTATTTTGAGTAGAAGAGTTGATTTTCCTGTTAAAAATAATTTCTTTTCAAAGTATAAATACAATCATTCTTCTATCAAAAAAATAGTTTGTGTTTCTGATAAAATAAAAGAGATTACTGCGCCAAGTATAAAAGACAAATCCAAACTGATTACAGTCCATAGTGGAATTGATTTGACTAAATTTGAAAATATAGACAAAAAAACGTCTATTCTAAAACAAGAATATAATTTAGAACAAGATACAGTTTTGATAGGAAATGTGGCTGCACTTGCTCCACATAAAGATTATATTACCTTTTTAGAAACAGTAAAATTATTGATTCCTAGATTAGAAAAGAATAATAAAAAGGTATGTTTTTTCTTAATTGGAAAAGAAGATGGTTCTGAAAATGAAATTCAAGATTGGCTCCATCAAAATCAAGAAATAAAAGATTATTTTGTTTTGACAGGATTTAGAAATGATATTCCTATTATCTTAAAAGAATTAGATATTTTTCTTTTTACAAGTCAAACAGAGGGATTAGGGACAAGTATTTTAGATGCTTTTGCTAGTAAAGTTCCAGTTGTGGCAACGGCAGCAGGAGGAATTCCAGAATCTGTAATTGATAATCAAACAGGTTTGCTTTCAAAAATCAAGGATTCTGTTTCTTTGGCTGAAAACGTAGAAAAAGTATTATTTGATGAAGAATTGAGAAATAAATTGGTAACTAACGCAAGCCTTCATCTTCAAAATTTTACTAAAGAAAATACAGCAAAAAAGACATTAGAAATTTATAAAATATAG
- a CDS encoding glutamate--tRNA ligase family protein has translation MNYSKIKSILNSIQSPIHSRIAPTPSGFLHKGNAFSFLLTWILVRKTGGTLTLRIDDIDKNRKRPEYLQDIFDTLHFLGIDWDKGAKNPQDFEANYSQHYFLEIYQKEIEILQHKNAVFECICSRSEILKRNNKNNYDGFCLKNNSTNTENQKKAAFRINTDFFDKKNILINDCQVNVSTEMPYFVIQKKDLLPAYQLVSLIDDYRMNINFIVRGKDLISSTAAQLFLAEILDKKTFLETTFLHHDLILDKEKNKISKSAGNKYNSFSVKFFRENGGTREDFLKEFCEWIHIEPKESLQQILNLL, from the coding sequence ATGAATTATTCAAAAATTAAATCCATTTTAAATTCTATTCAAAGTCCGATTCATTCAAGAATTGCGCCCACACCTTCTGGTTTTTTACACAAAGGTAATGCTTTTTCTTTCCTTTTGACGTGGATTTTGGTAAGAAAAACAGGTGGAACGCTCACTTTGCGTATCGATGATATTGATAAAAACCGAAAACGACCAGAATATTTACAAGATATTTTCGATACACTTCATTTTTTGGGAATAGATTGGGATAAAGGCGCAAAAAATCCACAGGACTTTGAAGCTAATTATTCACAACATTATTTTTTAGAAATTTATCAAAAAGAAATTGAAATTCTGCAACATAAAAACGCTGTTTTTGAGTGTATTTGTTCTCGTTCAGAAATTCTAAAAAGAAATAATAAAAATAATTATGATGGTTTTTGCTTAAAAAATAATAGTACAAATACAGAAAATCAAAAAAAGGCAGCTTTTCGAATAAATACAGATTTTTTTGATAAAAAAAACATTTTGATAAATGATTGTCAAGTTAATGTATCAACAGAAATGCCTTATTTTGTTATTCAGAAAAAAGACCTATTACCAGCTTATCAACTCGTTTCTTTGATTGATGATTATCGAATGAATATTAATTTTATTGTAAGAGGAAAAGATTTGATAAGCTCAACAGCAGCACAGCTTTTTTTAGCAGAAATTTTAGATAAAAAAACATTTTTAGAAACTACCTTTTTACATCACGATTTGATTTTAGATAAAGAAAAAAATAAAATTTCTAAATCAGCAGGAAATAAATATAATTCTTTTTCTGTAAAATTTTTTAGAGAAAACGGAGGGACGAGAGAAGATTTTTTGAAAGAATTTTGTGAGTGGATACACATAGAACCAAAGGAAAGTTTGCAACAGATTTTGAATTTATTGTAG
- a CDS encoding T9SS type A sorting domain-containing protein → MQTQKAGNSIGTTMPARFVPQQNFYNLANTVRKAVLSLFFLFIVCASYAQNVTIVDNPAAYYCGQVITLEAGDSQTNDYYWTATGGISLRQVGTTGSGQGTVGIIGNNKVEAIINGSGTVSYSCATGCSSTGSISLSPSPSNLNSLRYSSSTAINQPNGIQTTKGWICVSNDGSTQTITVSNSSPLNIFWVVSGGAVKVSETQAVVASDYTYTVTVATSGPTAGKGSIRAFVSDPCGTLTCDPALDWEILKDLMPSEIAGPTCLRDNNLDASGTVVYSIPDAFAGNAVYNWELLQDGVPVTRDDFKIRSQVLYGNSATIEYNGVVPSDIGNFSLRISNSCSSTVFIRDVTVSPATPNITSANNTYCVPATSPTTTTISLPAILPGQSYSAVAQGGVDWDPIVIDNATNTLTVTFNDALSGAIELRAGSSSDPGCTSEGVLIYFNRDGGNPTITGPDCVVRGTSDDFSFTASPVGQYTWEVSPALPAGFTMPSNGNVLTIKPNGTITQAGTYTVTATLSGGCSASTPATFDFEIGPEQPTITGGSTCSAASTTNSFSITSSGASTYVATVTTASGGSVSSPALPIVVPFNYTQTAEDATISFTTFSSAGCESLPTVIEVRTQPSVTAITSSNLCVGLNETPTITFTATGLIGNIDDYEWTSPTGWSLNSGGNGFPFITLELDATTTGDVCVTPKNGTCIGDQVCFSVPRNALNVTFQTQTFPGTPFIAVTATSATPLILNWKRSTDCDSGPIFDNGMQQTQLNLTPRYSTTYFYLPDGIVSPWASLGAVLPADTTCNRCFTFNLDNEQPGANGRVAAKQRINTSIDLNVYPNPVENILNVKIPQEVKVSQTYLVDAKGNVVFQSTETSNTQKIDVSKFAKGMYYLAVVTDKGMQGKKIIIE, encoded by the coding sequence ATGCAAACGCAAAAAGCAGGCAATAGTATTGGTACTACTATGCCCGCTAGATTTGTTCCTCAACAGAACTTTTATAATCTAGCAAACACCGTGCGAAAAGCTGTTTTATCGCTTTTCTTTTTATTTATCGTATGTGCATCCTATGCACAAAATGTTACTATCGTGGATAATCCTGCTGCTTATTACTGTGGACAAGTAATAACTTTAGAAGCAGGTGACAGTCAAACTAATGACTATTATTGGACAGCTACAGGAGGTATTAGTCTGCGACAGGTAGGAACTACTGGTTCTGGACAAGGCACAGTAGGTATTATAGGAAACAATAAAGTAGAAGCTATCATCAATGGTAGTGGAACTGTTTCTTATAGTTGTGCTACAGGCTGCTCTAGTACTGGGAGTATCTCTCTTTCTCCTTCTCCATCTAATCTAAACTCATTGCGTTATAGCTCTAGTACTGCTATCAATCAACCTAATGGCATTCAGACTACAAAAGGATGGATTTGTGTAAGCAATGATGGTAGTACACAAACTATTACGGTTAGTAATTCTAGTCCACTCAATATTTTTTGGGTTGTTTCTGGTGGTGCTGTGAAGGTAAGCGAAACACAAGCCGTAGTTGCTTCTGATTATACCTATACTGTTACTGTGGCTACTTCTGGACCTACTGCTGGTAAAGGTTCTATCCGTGCTTTTGTATCTGATCCTTGTGGAACACTTACTTGTGATCCTGCTTTGGATTGGGAGATTTTGAAAGACCTTATGCCTAGTGAAATTGCTGGTCCTACTTGTTTGAGAGACAATAATCTTGATGCTTCTGGTACAGTAGTATATAGTATCCCTGATGCATTTGCAGGAAATGCCGTTTATAACTGGGAACTTCTTCAAGATGGTGTTCCTGTTACTAGAGATGATTTCAAAATTCGTTCTCAAGTGCTTTATGGAAACTCTGCTACTATTGAATACAATGGAGTTGTACCAAGTGATATTGGTAATTTTTCATTAAGAATAAGTAACTCTTGTAGTTCTACTGTTTTTATAAGAGATGTTACAGTAAGTCCTGCTACTCCAAACATTACTTCTGCTAACAATACATACTGTGTTCCTGCAACTTCTCCTACTACCACTACAATTTCACTTCCTGCTATTTTGCCAGGACAGAGTTATTCTGCAGTTGCTCAAGGAGGAGTAGACTGGGATCCTATCGTAATAGATAATGCAACCAATACACTTACAGTTACTTTCAATGATGCACTTAGTGGTGCTATTGAATTGAGAGCAGGAAGCAGCAGTGATCCAGGTTGTACGAGTGAGGGTGTTCTTATTTATTTCAATCGTGATGGTGGTAACCCAACTATTACAGGTCCTGATTGTGTGGTGCGTGGTACAAGTGATGACTTTTCATTTACAGCAAGTCCTGTAGGTCAGTACACTTGGGAGGTTAGTCCTGCTCTTCCTGCTGGTTTTACAATGCCTAGCAATGGAAATGTTCTTACTATAAAACCTAATGGTACTATTACGCAAGCAGGTACTTATACAGTTACGGCTACTTTGTCAGGTGGTTGTAGTGCAAGTACTCCAGCAACTTTTGATTTCGAAATTGGACCAGAACAGCCGACTATTACTGGAGGTTCTACTTGTTCAGCAGCATCTACTACTAATAGTTTTAGTATTACTTCTTCTGGTGCTTCTACTTACGTAGCTACTGTTACTACTGCAAGTGGAGGAAGCGTTTCTTCTCCAGCATTGCCTATAGTTGTTCCATTCAACTATACTCAAACAGCCGAAGATGCAACTATTTCCTTTACTACTTTTTCATCTGCAGGTTGTGAATCATTACCTACTGTGATTGAAGTGAGAACACAGCCTAGTGTTACTGCTATTACTTCATCTAACTTATGTGTAGGATTAAACGAAACTCCTACTATTACTTTTACAGCAACAGGCCTGATAGGAAATATAGACGACTATGAATGGACTTCTCCTACTGGTTGGTCTTTGAATAGTGGTGGTAATGGATTTCCATTTATTACTTTAGAATTAGATGCTACTACAACTGGAGATGTTTGTGTTACTCCAAAAAATGGTACGTGTATAGGAGACCAAGTTTGTTTTAGTGTTCCACGTAATGCTCTAAATGTTACCTTCCAAACTCAAACTTTTCCTGGTACTCCATTCATTGCAGTTACAGCAACATCAGCTACTCCTCTCATACTAAACTGGAAAAGATCAACAGATTGTGATAGTGGGCCTATATTTGATAATGGCATGCAACAAACACAATTAAATCTTACACCAAGATACTCTACCACTTATTTTTACTTACCAGATGGTATTGTTTCTCCTTGGGCTTCTCTAGGGGCAGTATTACCTGCTGATACTACTTGTAATAGATGCTTTACATTTAACTTAGACAACGAACAACCTGGAGCTAATGGACGAGTAGCAGCTAAACAAAGAATAAATACTTCTATTGATTTGAATGTGTATCCAAATCCAGTAGAAAATATTTTGAATGTGAAAATTCCTCAAGAAGTGAAAGTTAGCCAAACCTATTTAGTAGATGCAAAAGGAAACGTTGTCTTCCAATCTACAGAAACTTCAAACACACAAAAAATTGATGTGTCTAAATTTGCAAAAGGAATGTATTATTTAGCTGTTGTTACAGATAAAGGAATGCAAGGAAAGAAAATCATTATTGAATAA